One window from the genome of Dolosigranulum savutiense encodes:
- a CDS encoding lipoate--protein ligase family protein has protein sequence MSELQADGLDQWKEHVFELYHTDDFPLDVNGLTYFALTDALIKYAGWADQPLVYFWPSDPLIFLGMVDSKLPHLNDGLKVFEEAGYEYIVRNSGGLAVVSDPGVLNFSIIFPEEHQRLDINRAYSRMHELISQALAPYGVEVNAIEVPESYCPGDYDLSIHGRKIAGISQRRIGQGVAVMIYISINGDQDVRSRLIKSFYDRGLQGKTINWDYPDIDPSVMTTVEAEIGEPIDVAKMTKLIIQVLQDNADGQALREGNFTHDILSTYMTAYDKMVMRNKKLLGDLFDKEAY, from the coding sequence GTGAGTGAGTTACAAGCAGATGGATTAGATCAATGGAAGGAACATGTCTTCGAGTTGTATCATACGGATGATTTTCCACTCGATGTGAACGGCTTAACTTATTTTGCGCTGACAGATGCGTTAATTAAGTATGCAGGATGGGCAGATCAACCGCTTGTCTACTTTTGGCCGTCTGACCCCTTAATTTTCTTAGGGATGGTGGATTCCAAATTACCTCATCTGAACGATGGACTGAAGGTCTTCGAAGAGGCTGGATATGAGTATATTGTGCGTAATTCGGGAGGATTAGCCGTTGTAAGTGATCCTGGTGTATTGAATTTTTCGATTATCTTTCCAGAAGAACATCAACGACTAGATATTAATCGAGCTTACAGTCGGATGCATGAGCTTATTTCCCAAGCCTTAGCCCCATATGGTGTTGAGGTGAATGCGATTGAAGTGCCAGAATCATACTGTCCGGGTGATTATGATCTGAGTATTCATGGACGTAAGATTGCTGGAATCTCGCAACGACGGATCGGACAAGGGGTTGCAGTTATGATTTATATCAGCATAAACGGTGATCAAGATGTACGCTCACGCTTAATCAAATCCTTCTATGATCGTGGACTCCAAGGCAAGACAATTAACTGGGACTATCCTGATATCGATCCAAGTGTCATGACAACAGTAGAAGCTGAGATTGGAGAACCGATCGATGTGGCCAAGATGACTAAGTTAATTATCCAGGTCCTACAAGATAACGCCGATGGACAAGCGCTACGTGAAGGCAACTTTACCCACGATATTTTATCCACCTATATGACCGCCTATGATAAAATGGTGATGCGCAATAAGAAGCTACTAGGTGATCTATTCGATAAGGAGGCATATTGA
- the yidA gene encoding sugar-phosphatase — translation MSIKLLAIDIDDTLLTSSHEVHSAAPEMITRALEAGVKVVLCTGRATPSAMHYAEELGLKDAGQFLITYNGAVTTNLADDTIFADATLDLDDVRTLFDVSEEIGAHAHAIADGGIFTPNNPLSPYTIREAWLTDLPLFYRPVDELDESLIYNKFMMVDEPDILDRAQAHMKEHYSNQFTALRSQPYYLEMIHPQASKGKAVAYLAEQLGIDLSETMGIGDSGNDLNLITTCGIGVAVGNAIDELKDLADYVAPTNDEGGVAHAIERFILNS, via the coding sequence ATGTCTATAAAATTATTAGCCATTGATATTGATGATACCTTACTGACATCCAGTCACGAGGTACATTCAGCTGCCCCTGAGATGATCACCCGTGCACTTGAAGCAGGTGTCAAGGTCGTCTTATGTACCGGACGTGCTACCCCGAGTGCGATGCACTACGCCGAAGAGCTCGGCTTGAAGGATGCTGGACAATTTTTGATTACGTATAACGGAGCTGTTACCACGAACTTAGCTGACGATACTATTTTTGCGGATGCGACGCTAGATCTTGATGATGTCCGTACATTATTCGATGTGAGTGAAGAGATTGGTGCTCACGCACACGCGATTGCTGACGGAGGTATTTTTACACCAAACAATCCACTTAGTCCTTATACCATTCGTGAAGCTTGGTTAACAGACTTGCCCCTCTTCTATCGACCCGTTGATGAACTCGATGAATCACTGATTTATAATAAATTCATGATGGTCGATGAACCAGATATCTTAGATCGCGCACAAGCACATATGAAAGAACATTATAGTAACCAATTCACTGCCTTACGTAGCCAACCTTATTACTTAGAGATGATTCATCCCCAAGCAAGTAAAGGAAAAGCTGTCGCTTACTTAGCTGAACAACTAGGGATTGATCTCAGTGAAACGATGGGGATTGGTGATAGCGGGAATGACCTAAATCTAATCACCACCTGTGGCATCGGTGTTGCAGTTGGTAACGCCATCGATGAATTGAAAGACTTAGCGGATTATGTCGCCCCCACTAATGATGAGGGCGGCGTTGCCCACGCAATTGAAAGATTTATTCTTAACTCATAA
- a CDS encoding family 20 glycosylhydrolase produces the protein MTKVDKMRVVSLDAGRKYFSLEQLKNVVDMLADNGYTHLHLLVGNDGLRLTLNDMRLDVEGTVYESEAVQEAIKAGNVAYYDDPNGNTLTEAEMNELLVYMAERKVELIPAVNTPGHMDAILEAMKHLGIEAPNYVYHDPDSGESTVSHRTVDLKNDRAVAFTKALVELYATYFEGKVAFFNMGLDEYANDAIPNWMPGWKNLQKRGEYEDFVAYTNDLARLLKQHGLRPIAFNDGLYFDYVIDQGTFDSDIVIAYWTAGWEDYEVASSHYFSERGHDILNTNDSWYYVIGREDKESGWYNLEQGLNGMEQAPFDQVLKDEDEAIPTIGSMIAAWCDDPDVPYIEPHLKHWLETFSQKNNEQFSDE, from the coding sequence ATGACGAAGGTAGATAAGATGCGGGTCGTATCACTCGATGCGGGACGGAAGTATTTTTCCTTAGAGCAGTTAAAAAATGTAGTCGATATGCTAGCGGACAATGGTTATACACATTTGCATTTGTTGGTCGGCAATGATGGTCTGCGCTTGACGTTGAATGATATGCGGCTAGATGTTGAGGGGACGGTTTATGAGAGTGAAGCCGTTCAAGAAGCAATTAAGGCAGGAAATGTGGCTTATTATGATGATCCGAATGGGAATACACTAACGGAAGCAGAGATGAATGAGTTGCTGGTCTATATGGCAGAACGCAAAGTTGAGCTGATTCCGGCTGTCAATACACCGGGCCATATGGATGCTATCCTAGAAGCAATGAAGCATTTAGGCATCGAAGCGCCCAACTATGTCTATCATGATCCGGATTCCGGAGAGTCAACTGTATCGCACAGAACAGTTGATCTGAAAAATGATCGAGCAGTGGCTTTTACGAAGGCACTTGTTGAGTTGTATGCGACGTACTTTGAAGGGAAAGTTGCTTTCTTCAATATGGGCTTGGATGAGTATGCTAATGATGCGATTCCGAACTGGATGCCAGGCTGGAAGAACTTACAGAAGCGCGGGGAATACGAGGACTTTGTAGCCTATACCAATGATTTAGCTCGCCTATTGAAGCAGCACGGTTTACGTCCGATTGCGTTCAATGATGGTTTGTACTTCGATTATGTGATTGATCAAGGAACATTCGATTCTGATATTGTGATTGCGTACTGGACAGCGGGCTGGGAAGATTATGAGGTAGCCTCTTCGCATTACTTCAGCGAGCGCGGACATGATATCTTGAACACGAATGATTCGTGGTATTATGTGATTGGTCGCGAGGATAAAGAGAGTGGTTGGTATAACTTAGAACAAGGCTTGAATGGCATGGAGCAGGCCCCATTTGACCAAGTATTAAAGGATGAAGATGAAGCTATTCCGACAATTGGTAGTATGATTGCTGCTTGGTGTGATGATCCGGATGTACCGTATATCGAACCGCATCTTAAACACTGGCTTGAAACATTTTCCCAGAAAAATAACGAGCAATTTTCAGACGAATAA
- the msrA gene encoding peptide-methionine (S)-S-oxide reductase MsrA, with protein sequence MSHNFKTAVFAGGCFWCMVKPFDSLDGIEQVLSGYTGGHVEHPTYEEVCSGTTGHTEAVEITYDPSKMSYEELVHIYWQQTDPTDASGQFADRGDSYRPVIFYENEEEKAIAEQSKRELDESGRFTKPIVVSIEEKETFYPAEDYHQDFYKKNNAHYTRYRKGSGRDDFLDEHWD encoded by the coding sequence ATGAGTCATAATTTTAAGACAGCAGTATTTGCCGGGGGATGTTTTTGGTGTATGGTGAAGCCGTTCGATTCATTAGATGGGATCGAACAAGTTTTATCCGGCTACACAGGGGGTCATGTTGAGCATCCAACATATGAAGAGGTTTGTTCGGGCACGACTGGGCATACGGAAGCGGTCGAAATTACGTATGATCCAAGTAAGATGTCATATGAAGAATTAGTCCATATTTACTGGCAACAGACAGATCCGACCGATGCGAGTGGACAATTTGCCGATCGAGGCGATTCGTATCGTCCCGTAATCTTCTATGAGAATGAAGAAGAGAAAGCTATTGCTGAACAGTCTAAGCGTGAGTTAGACGAGAGTGGTCGTTTTACTAAACCAATTGTTGTTTCTATTGAAGAGAAGGAAACATTCTACCCGGCCGAAGACTATCATCAAGATTTTTATAAAAAAAATAATGCGCACTATACCCGTTACCGTAAGGGAAGTGGACGCGATGATTTCTTAGATGAGCACTGGGATTAA
- a CDS encoding serine hydrolase has product MKQVMHKLIGMVGVALILIFIQPNPALAVFANAPDVPAESAVLIDAKSGQVLVDQQGHEVREIASTTKMIVQYITLSKIHAGELDWEEPVNISDYVMDLTEDPKLANLPLNQEDTFTVRELFMGMSIASANAMTVALAEHIAGSEEAFVTQMRELMTDWGLDDAHLVNATGLNNEDLQGGPLLNTATDDENRMSARSLAAVAQRLVTDFPEILEITALTSYTYRPDSAAEQDVSSYNFMLPGFPYAYPGVKGLKTGTTINAGGSFVGYLDQEPTPLISVVLHAGDGFMDKFSRFDATAKLFDYAMADLEYIDVPQVNLHHEELTDYPVVDGTIETVDLEIEGNLPVYLPEEAADLYEVTYEMDPAAVDKNKQLRPPFAAGETVGTATVHPTEAGLDYLGDLPEDYFTFPIVTTEASEQLNIFQRLQRNINQWWENLR; this is encoded by the coding sequence ATGAAACAAGTCATGCATAAATTAATAGGGATGGTGGGGGTTGCGCTAATTCTCATCTTCATTCAGCCAAATCCTGCTTTAGCAGTCTTCGCGAATGCGCCGGATGTGCCTGCTGAATCAGCTGTTTTAATTGATGCCAAGAGTGGTCAAGTCTTAGTTGATCAACAAGGTCATGAAGTGCGTGAGATCGCTTCAACCACAAAAATGATTGTCCAATATATTACATTATCAAAGATTCATGCAGGTGAGTTGGATTGGGAGGAACCAGTTAATATTAGTGATTATGTGATGGACTTGACGGAAGATCCCAAACTAGCTAACTTACCGCTTAATCAGGAAGATACATTTACAGTTCGCGAGTTATTTATGGGGATGAGTATTGCCAGTGCCAATGCGATGACCGTTGCTTTAGCAGAGCATATTGCGGGTTCAGAGGAAGCGTTCGTTACCCAGATGCGCGAATTAATGACCGATTGGGGCCTGGATGATGCGCATTTAGTGAATGCAACAGGACTGAATAATGAAGATTTACAAGGCGGTCCACTGCTCAATACAGCCACAGATGATGAGAACCGGATGTCAGCACGTAGTTTAGCGGCGGTAGCCCAGCGATTAGTGACCGATTTTCCTGAAATACTAGAAATTACAGCACTCACGAGCTATACTTACCGGCCTGACTCAGCGGCAGAACAAGATGTCAGTAGCTATAATTTTATGCTGCCGGGATTTCCTTATGCTTATCCTGGGGTGAAAGGCTTGAAGACAGGCACCACAATTAATGCGGGAGGCAGTTTTGTTGGATATTTAGATCAGGAACCAACACCTCTTATTTCCGTGGTATTGCATGCGGGTGATGGCTTTATGGATAAATTCAGTCGCTTCGATGCAACAGCAAAATTGTTTGATTATGCCATGGCTGACTTGGAGTATATCGATGTTCCACAAGTGAACTTACATCATGAAGAATTGACCGATTATCCCGTAGTTGATGGAACGATAGAGACAGTTGATTTGGAGATCGAGGGGAACTTGCCGGTCTACTTACCAGAAGAAGCAGCAGATTTGTATGAAGTGACGTATGAGATGGATCCAGCTGCCGTCGATAAAAACAAACAGTTGCGACCACCGTTTGCGGCAGGTGAAACAGTAGGAACCGCCACCGTGCATCCGACCGAAGCAGGCCTGGACTATCTCGGTGACTTGCCGGAGGATTACTTTACCTTTCCAATTGTAACGACAGAAGCATCCGAGCAGTTGAATATCTTCCAACGTCTTCAGCGCAATATTAATCAATGGTGGGAAAATTTAAGGTAA
- a CDS encoding GNAT family N-acetyltransferase, with protein sequence MTKKFNLVSISSLVTGDVLRTFDCHNYGINQFFYEEALDYHLSNKMRVNVLLDGEKIIGFFGLTVGTLETENPGNKQIDTYPYVNLAFFAIDYRHQGKGIGNLMMEEVFKSTLSIAYYAGVELIYLKSVDESVEFYEKSGFELIDPRLRPEIYQVDTSNILFPMMMSIDTLYEQGYLPYQSLEAISIEVNE encoded by the coding sequence ATGACAAAGAAATTTAATCTGGTATCTATCTCATCATTGGTGACAGGTGATGTGTTGCGAACATTTGATTGCCATAATTATGGAATTAATCAGTTTTTCTATGAAGAGGCATTAGATTATCACTTATCTAATAAGATGCGTGTGAATGTATTATTAGATGGTGAGAAAATTATTGGGTTCTTTGGTTTGACTGTAGGAACATTAGAAACAGAAAATCCAGGGAATAAACAGATTGATACGTATCCATATGTCAACTTAGCCTTCTTTGCCATTGATTATCGCCATCAAGGTAAGGGGATTGGCAATTTAATGATGGAAGAAGTATTTAAAAGCACGTTATCTATTGCTTATTATGCTGGCGTTGAGTTGATTTATTTAAAATCAGTAGATGAAAGTGTCGAATTTTATGAAAAGAGTGGATTTGAATTAATTGATCCGCGTTTACGACCGGAAATTTATCAAGTTGATACGAGTAATATCTTATTTCCAATGATGATGTCAATTGATACATTATATGAACAGGGTTATTTACCGTATCAAAGTCTTGAAGCAATTAGCATTGAAGTAAATGAATAA
- a CDS encoding class D sortase, with protein sequence MKWFSRLLMSVGVFFLMAFGYTTWDHANASSVTLDEARTVLETKQVEAAEQEEAYDIANFTAEKNEAFGVLTVPKLDNRSVGVVEGADADSLRRGVGHVSSTAFPGQGEQIVLSGHRDTVFRDFGQIEVGDTFVVEMPYGTYEYEIYQRDIVDADDRTVIREMGEEVLVVTTCYPFEMYGFAPDRAVFYSRPVNK encoded by the coding sequence ATGAAATGGTTTAGTCGATTATTAATGTCAGTTGGTGTGTTCTTCTTGATGGCCTTCGGGTATACAACGTGGGATCATGCCAATGCGAGTTCTGTTACTTTGGATGAAGCAAGAACAGTCCTCGAGACGAAGCAAGTGGAGGCAGCTGAACAGGAAGAAGCATATGATATTGCGAACTTCACGGCAGAGAAGAATGAAGCATTCGGTGTCTTAACTGTTCCGAAGCTAGATAACCGCAGTGTCGGTGTTGTTGAAGGAGCGGATGCAGATTCCTTGCGTCGAGGTGTCGGACACGTATCCAGTACAGCCTTCCCCGGACAAGGTGAGCAAATTGTTCTCTCAGGACACCGCGATACGGTATTCCGTGACTTTGGCCAGATCGAAGTGGGGGATACGTTTGTTGTAGAGATGCCTTATGGAACGTATGAATATGAGATTTATCAACGTGATATTGTCGATGCTGACGATCGAACGGTTATCCGTGAGATGGGCGAGGAAGTACTCGTTGTGACAACGTGTTACCCATTCGAGATGTACGGGTTCGCTCCAGATCGAGCGGTCTTCTACTCACGTCCAGTGAATAAATAA
- a CDS encoding response regulator transcription factor, with translation MRILVADDDREICNLLEIYIKNEGYDVLKAHDGQEALDMIQREAIDCLILDVMMPKKSGLEVVKEVRAYSHLPILMLSAKTSDVDKIRGLSNGADDYVVKPFSPLEVLARVKSLIRRSTYNQTERNTGELEVGPLLISKERHEVETVDGQSIPLTALEFGILYLLASYPNRVFNADEIFEKVWKQESLVPAKTVMVHVSHLRDKIEQATGGEQIIKTVWGVGYKIEA, from the coding sequence ATGCGGATATTAGTGGCAGATGATGATCGTGAAATTTGTAATTTACTTGAAATCTATATTAAAAATGAAGGTTATGACGTATTGAAGGCACATGATGGGCAAGAGGCACTCGATATGATTCAAAGGGAAGCAATTGATTGCTTAATCTTGGATGTGATGATGCCGAAGAAGAGTGGGTTGGAAGTCGTGAAGGAAGTACGAGCGTATTCACATTTGCCCATTCTAATGTTGAGTGCGAAGACGAGTGATGTTGATAAAATTCGGGGCTTATCGAATGGGGCGGATGATTATGTCGTGAAGCCGTTTAGTCCGCTCGAAGTATTGGCCCGGGTGAAGTCGTTGATTCGGCGCAGTACGTATAATCAGACTGAACGTAATACGGGTGAGTTAGAAGTGGGTCCGCTTCTCATTAGCAAGGAACGTCATGAAGTTGAGACAGTTGATGGCCAGTCGATTCCACTGACAGCACTCGAATTTGGGATTCTTTACTTACTAGCAAGCTACCCTAATCGCGTGTTTAATGCAGATGAAATTTTTGAAAAAGTTTGGAAGCAAGAGAGCTTAGTGCCAGCGAAGACGGTAATGGTCCATGTGAGTCATCTGCGTGATAAGATCGAACAAGCGACAGGTGGTGAACAGATTATTAAGACCGTCTGGGGTGTTGGCTACAAGATTGAAGCATAA
- a CDS encoding HAMP domain-containing sensor histidine kinase: MKLTTKEKMRLVVEGVITAGIILLMYVATHQIMTRLAVYILDSKREVWFEEFLVQIRDQQFWGLTPYVGVFLLIIMGILVYWRLKRRLRQYELSHIIDELHYIAQGNFEHRIRGQYRDEVKRVVESIHMLVDSALQAMEEERLIEQSKDELITNVSHDIRTPLTSIIGYLGLIEHQRYHSEAELTQYASVAFEKAQQMKVLVDNLFEYTKVRQTTTPLNLTQFDMVQLLEQLVIDFELEAEKQAMQLTVSTQAPHVHMQGDTEKLVRAVSNLLSNALKYGSDGDQVKVNVQCHEPTDEVMIQIKNNGTPLEATHLEDIFERFYRAEESRSQAIEGSGLGLAITKSIIDLHHGNISARVEAGWTIFQIILPRIQVVQNGGE; the protein is encoded by the coding sequence ATGAAGCTAACGACCAAAGAAAAAATGCGCTTAGTGGTGGAAGGTGTCATTACGGCGGGTATTATTCTCTTAATGTATGTGGCGACGCATCAAATTATGACCCGATTAGCTGTTTATATACTTGATAGTAAGCGTGAGGTTTGGTTTGAGGAATTTTTAGTCCAAATTCGCGACCAACAGTTTTGGGGGTTGACCCCGTATGTGGGTGTGTTCTTATTAATTATTATGGGTATTCTAGTTTACTGGCGATTGAAGCGACGATTACGTCAATATGAGCTGAGCCATATTATTGATGAGCTGCATTATATTGCGCAAGGGAACTTCGAACATCGAATCCGTGGTCAGTATCGGGATGAAGTTAAGCGGGTCGTTGAGAGTATTCATATGCTAGTGGATTCGGCCCTTCAAGCGATGGAAGAAGAACGGCTGATTGAGCAGTCTAAAGATGAATTAATTACCAATGTGAGCCATGATATTCGTACGCCGCTCACATCGATTATTGGCTACCTTGGCTTGATTGAACATCAACGCTATCATTCAGAGGCAGAATTGACTCAATATGCGAGCGTGGCCTTCGAGAAAGCGCAACAGATGAAGGTTTTAGTAGACAATCTATTCGAATACACAAAAGTTCGTCAAACCACGACACCACTTAATCTGACTCAGTTCGATATGGTACAACTATTAGAACAGTTAGTGATAGATTTTGAACTAGAAGCAGAGAAGCAAGCGATGCAGTTGACGGTATCCACGCAAGCGCCACATGTTCACATGCAAGGTGATACAGAAAAACTCGTGCGAGCAGTGAGCAACTTGCTCTCGAATGCTTTAAAATACGGCAGTGACGGGGATCAAGTGAAAGTAAATGTACAATGCCATGAGCCGACAGATGAAGTGATGATTCAAATAAAAAATAATGGGACCCCGTTGGAAGCGACTCATTTGGAAGATATTTTTGAGCGATTCTATCGGGCGGAAGAATCGCGCTCTCAAGCAATTGAGGGAAGTGGTTTAGGTTTAGCGATTACGAAGAGTATTATTGATTTGCATCACGGCAATATTAGTGCTCGTGTCGAAGCAGGTTGGACAATTTTCCAAATCATATTACCGCGAATACAAGTTGTTCAAAATGGGGGAGAATAA
- a CDS encoding HD domain-containing protein has translation MAHNLTFEQKNKLNDEKVFRDPVHDYIHVNYQLIMDLINSREFQRLRRIKQLGTAQYTFHGAEHSRFSHSLGVYELTRKMINNFQRHYSDVWDDQYRLVTLCAALLHDIGHGPFSHTFEKIFDTNHEQFTIDIILQEGTEVHHILRQVSDDFPNQVASVITGEHPNPQVVQLISSQIDADRMDYLLRDAYFTGATYGAFDLSRIMRVMKPYEDGIAFSHRGMHAVEDYILCRYQMYMQVYFHPASRGMEVTLDRLLKRARQLYNEDKLDSHAPLLEPFFAEEHSLQDYLRIDDTTFYVALTHWTDSSDPYLSQLARMFLDRKPLKSVEFNHETDQDLVDTLRNIVENVYYDKDLFTMVNTTFDISYDYKLKQKAPIMLYYPDGSLIELGEVSKIANILSDSIHGDDRLYVPREFIKPSDQDYMSMFAESLHEFSQYIHNGKITRPKSSN, from the coding sequence ATGGCCCATAACTTAACCTTTGAACAGAAGAATAAATTAAATGATGAAAAAGTCTTCCGTGACCCTGTCCATGACTATATCCATGTCAATTATCAATTGATTATGGATTTAATCAACTCACGCGAATTTCAGCGTTTACGCCGAATTAAACAGCTCGGCACGGCGCAGTATACCTTCCATGGCGCGGAACATTCACGCTTTTCGCATTCATTAGGTGTCTATGAACTCACGCGAAAGATGATTAATAACTTCCAGCGCCATTATTCAGATGTGTGGGATGACCAGTATCGACTCGTTACCTTGTGTGCAGCACTACTGCACGATATCGGTCATGGTCCTTTCTCACATACGTTTGAGAAAATCTTCGATACCAATCATGAGCAATTTACGATTGATATTATTTTGCAAGAGGGAACCGAAGTACATCATATCTTGCGACAAGTATCCGATGACTTCCCGAACCAAGTCGCAAGTGTCATTACCGGTGAACATCCTAATCCTCAAGTAGTCCAACTCATTAGTTCCCAAATTGATGCAGATCGGATGGATTATCTATTGCGCGATGCTTACTTTACGGGTGCCACATATGGTGCCTTCGATTTATCCCGCATTATGCGCGTGATGAAACCTTATGAAGACGGAATTGCCTTCTCTCACCGCGGTATGCATGCGGTTGAAGATTATATTTTGTGTCGTTATCAGATGTACATGCAAGTCTACTTCCACCCAGCTTCACGAGGTATGGAAGTTACCTTGGACCGCTTATTGAAGCGAGCACGCCAACTCTATAACGAAGATAAGTTAGATTCGCATGCCCCTCTATTAGAGCCATTCTTTGCTGAGGAGCATTCATTGCAAGATTATCTGCGAATTGATGATACGACTTTCTACGTGGCTTTGACGCATTGGACGGATAGCTCAGACCCTTACTTGAGCCAGCTTGCTCGGATGTTTTTGGACCGGAAGCCGCTAAAATCAGTTGAATTCAATCATGAGACGGATCAAGACTTGGTAGATACGTTGCGTAATATTGTCGAGAATGTTTATTATGACAAAGACTTGTTCACAATGGTTAATACCACCTTTGATATTTCTTATGATTATAAGCTAAAACAAAAAGCACCCATTATGCTCTATTATCCGGATGGAAGCTTGATTGAACTGGGAGAAGTTAGTAAAATAGCCAATATCTTAAGTGATAGTATTCATGGAGATGATCGATTGTATGTCCCACGCGAATTTATCAAACCATCTGATCAAGATTATATGAGTATGTTCGCTGAGAGCCTGCACGAATTCAGCCAATATATCCATAATGGCAAAATCACTCGCCCTAAGTCATCTAATTAG
- the serS gene encoding serine--tRNA ligase yields the protein MLDMKGMREQIDLYKQKLQSRGVASEVVEELVALDEKRRELIQTSETLKQRRNDVSSTIGEKKRAGESAEDAIAEMQEVAAEIRGLDEKLAEIEEHLQEQLSWLPNLPHESVPVGEDEEDNVEVKRWGDEFIPDFSDFPDGEPKAHWDLGKDLDILDFSRGAKVASSRFLYYKGLGARLERALYNYMLDKHVDENGYREMIPPYLVNDQAMYGTGQFPKFTEDVFQIDKHPLTMISTAEIPLTNFYADEIIEEALPIYLTALSPSFRSEAGSAGRDTRGLIRLHQFNKVEMVKFSEPETSYDELEKMLVNAEEILQELKLPYRVLTLCTGDMGFSAAKTYDIEVWIPAQETYREISSCSNCEDFQARRAKIRYRNEEGNPKLVHTLNGSGLAVGRTVAAILENYQQPDGSVKVPEVLVPYMGGKTVIKEEK from the coding sequence GTGTTAGATATGAAGGGGATGCGCGAGCAGATTGATTTATATAAGCAGAAGTTGCAGTCAAGAGGAGTGGCTTCTGAAGTTGTTGAGGAATTAGTAGCGTTAGATGAGAAGCGACGTGAGCTCATCCAAACATCAGAAACCTTGAAGCAGCGCCGTAATGATGTATCCAGTACGATCGGTGAGAAGAAGCGAGCCGGTGAATCAGCTGAGGATGCGATTGCTGAGATGCAAGAGGTTGCTGCAGAAATTAGAGGACTTGATGAGAAGTTAGCTGAGATTGAGGAGCACTTGCAAGAGCAGTTATCTTGGTTACCGAACTTACCACATGAATCAGTGCCGGTAGGTGAGGATGAAGAAGATAATGTTGAAGTGAAGCGTTGGGGCGATGAGTTTATTCCTGATTTCTCTGATTTTCCAGATGGAGAACCAAAAGCACACTGGGATTTAGGAAAAGACTTAGATATTTTAGACTTCTCACGTGGGGCGAAGGTGGCGAGTTCACGTTTTCTTTACTACAAAGGCTTAGGGGCACGATTAGAGCGAGCATTGTACAATTATATGTTGGATAAGCATGTGGATGAGAATGGTTATCGTGAGATGATTCCCCCGTATCTAGTCAATGATCAGGCGATGTATGGAACCGGTCAGTTCCCGAAATTTACCGAAGATGTCTTCCAGATTGATAAGCATCCCTTGACGATGATCTCAACGGCGGAGATTCCATTGACTAATTTTTATGCGGATGAAATTATCGAAGAAGCGTTACCCATCTACTTGACGGCGCTGTCACCAAGTTTTCGCTCTGAAGCGGGGAGTGCGGGTCGCGATACGCGGGGCTTGATTCGTTTGCACCAGTTCAATAAAGTTGAGATGGTGAAGTTCTCTGAGCCTGAGACATCTTATGATGAGTTAGAGAAGATGTTGGTCAATGCGGAAGAAATCTTGCAAGAGTTGAAATTGCCGTACCGTGTGTTGACGTTATGTACAGGCGATATGGGCTTCTCAGCTGCGAAGACCTATGATATTGAAGTCTGGATTCCTGCGCAGGAGACTTATCGTGAGATCAGTTCATGTTCGAACTGTGAAGATTTCCAAGCGCGACGAGCAAAGATTCGTTACCGCAATGAAGAAGGGAATCCGAAGTTAGTACACACTCTGAATGGTTCTGGTTTAGCAGTGGGACGTACCGTAGCTGCAATTCTTGAAAATTATCAACAACCGGATGGCAGTGTGAAGGTTCCAGAGGTGCTTGTACCTTATATGGGTGGGAAGACAGTGATTAAGGAGGAAAAATAG